One Plasmodium sp. gorilla clade G2 genome assembly, chromosome: 12 genomic window carries:
- a CDS encoding pre-mRNA-splicing factor, putative has product MEEYLKNKYMKNNLKKGKEKKKGNIKIYDCEEEDINEEDIYRNKKKKHMNQNDQIYYREEFDNYVESDENISDVPITITDTNTMNVIEISNENKKKILDSLQSGRLIQTSSNNKKRKKSEKKESDSDISISRNKKNSESDSDMSICRNKKNNKSDSDMSICRNKKNNESDSDISICRNKKNSESDSDMSICRTKKNNKNSDSDISICRNNKNEKKNHSPSLSYTISSISENKNSDSKFRHAPSKKHKSSTRKEKYNSDEDEDKISSYSEDDENKKNQKTIYRDKSGKIISREKWIEEQKNEMKYKHGKYKDKRKKIEEEKKKKLEWDSGLVQKDMRQKIIEENEKLIKKKNIINYDFDSDYDIELKMKKRKDDPMNIYIEEKEENNQENKKLTCRYQSPYNRFNIQAGYRWDGVIRGNGFEERRLEAQKMKEQQNKLTYINNTADL; this is encoded by the coding sequence atggaagaatatttaaaaaacaaatatatgaaaaataatttgaaaaaaggcaaagaaaagaaaaaaggaaatataaaaatttatgattgtgaagaagaagatataaatgaagagGATATATAtcgaaataaaaaaaaaaaacatatgaaTCAAAAtgatcaaatatattatagagAAGAATTTGATAATTATGTAGAAtctgatgaaaatatttcaGATGTCCCTATAACCATTACAGACACAAATACTATGAATGTTATAGAGATatctaatgaaaataaaaaaaaaattttagatTCTTTACAAAGTGGTCGTCTAATACAAACGtcaagtaataataaaaaaagaaaaaaaagtgaGAAAAAGGAAAGCGATTCTGATATATCAATTTCTaggaataaaaagaatagtGAAAGTGATTCTGATATGTCCATTTGtaggaataaaaaaaataataaaagtgatTCTGATATGTCCATTTGTaggaataaaaagaataatgaaAGTGATTCTGATATATCAATTTGTaggaataaaaagaatagtGAAAGTGATTCTGATATGTCCATTTGTAGAactaaaaagaataataaaaacagcGATTCTGATATATCCATTtgtagaaataataaaaatgaaaagaaaaatcatTCACCTTCTTTATCATATACAATTTCCAGTATaagtgaaaataaaaattcagATTCAAAATTTAGACACGCACCTTCAAAAAAACATAAGTCCAGTACAcgtaaagaaaaatataatagtgatgaagatgaagataAAATATCTTCTTATTCtgaagatgatgaaaacaagaaaaatcaaaaaacTATTTACAGAGATAAAAGCGGTAAAATAATATCAAGAGAAAAATGGAttgaagaacaaaaaaatgaaatgaaatataaacatggaaaatataaagataaaagaaaaaaaatagaagaagaaaaaaaaaaaaaattagaatgGGATAGTGGATTAGTACAAAAAGATATGAGACAAAAAATTAtcgaagaaaatgaaaaattaattaaaaagaaaaatattatcaattaTGATTTTGATTCTGATTATGATAtagaattaaaaatgaaaaaaagaaaagatgatccaatgaatatatatatagaagaaaaagaagaaaataatcaagaaaacaaaaaactCACATGTCGTTATCAATCACCATATAATCGTTTTAATATTCAAGCTGGTTATAGATGGGATGGTGTTATAAGAGGTAATGGATTTGAAGAAAGAAGATTAGAAGcacaaaaaatgaaagagcaacaaaataaattgacttatataaataatacagcagatttatga
- a CDS encoding signal recognition particle receptor, beta subunit, producing MDLLNKIIKDIIYKIKIYHVKYGIDLNDFHNLLFVITLLFGFVFLLYLLLILFNIFFKKSKTNNVVLLLGPCDSGKTTFLFKLKTDKLCRTVPSMKENIAFVFLKNKKKQKCIRFVDFPGHPKLSYSLNKYFNITNVIVYMIDSSDRQSLKFVAEKLFELFTNKVIVKKKIPFIIVCNKTDLCNSRPKQVIKEDLEREIEILKMSKYNNLDDDCIDETECFLGTNSEFFRFEKAPCHIELCSASVKNNNVDEVIEFIEKHY from the exons atggatttattaaataaaataataaaggatataatatataagataaaaatatatcatgtaAAATATGGAATAGATTTGAACGATTTTCACAACTTGTTATTTGTCATCACCCTATTATTTGGTTTtgtatttttgttatatcttttattaatattgttcaatatattttttaagaaatcgaaaacaaataatgtcgtattattattaggaCCATGTGATAGTGGGAAGAccacttttttatttaaattaaaaactgATAAATTGTGTAGAACGGTCCCCTCgatgaaagaaaatattgcatttgtatttttaaaaaataagaagaaaCAAAAGTGTATACGTTTTGTTGATTTCCCAGGACATCCTAAACTTTCATATTcacttaataaatattttaatataacaaatgttATTGTTTATATGATAGACAGTTCAGATAGGCAATCTCTTAAATTTGTCGCAGA aaaatTATTTGAGCTGTTTACTAACAAAGTAATTGTGAAGAAAAAGATCCCCTTCATTATTGTTTGCAATAAAACTGACTTGTGTAATTCAAGACCAAAGCAAGTTATAAAAGAAGACTTGGAAAGggaaat tgaaattttaaaaatgtcaaaatataataacctTGATGACGATTGTATTGACGAAACTGAATGTTTCCTTGGAACAAACTCAGAATTTTTTAGATTTGAAAAAGCTCCTTGCCACATT GAATTGTGTAGTGCTTCTGTgaagaataataatgtagACGAAGTAATAGAATTTATAGAAaaacattattaa
- a CDS encoding RAC-beta serine/threonine protein kinase yields MNHINFFKYFSERNREKNNIPSYTSNTLQQQKKKDFKKYFNFLIIKKNKSKINKDKNYEENEENDEKNLHKNKVKVTIEEDNLKYGSDECKENNVYINNNTNVNNKKYSNKTTHMNSVNTLQNISSNNDNNSKKKKKKKKKSFSVEGTKLLKIKEYKKGKFFKIHFFLNRKNKYNEKREDPYKNINVNTDITLEQNIINYNKYDSQNSFESVESNNINNNTHFKKKHKKIINLKKKYNNLHGDLYKKNNYTNVFLCKKSFSDEENKKKKKIINNNSPCKYQKQNYDSKSKQGIYKANYRNFRDSSIEKMDLYNMHHKRNDVIFQGKVALNALNKIMFEEKREKTFYKDNMANCALNNIDYKIRMKNEYLYKHDEKEEIRKKRVRNSISLSYERKKRIRPESFNYLKVIGEGSYGKVMLVKHLQNKKLYAMKILRKENILSKNQIEHTRVERNVLKCVSHPFIVKMYYAFQTTQKLYFILEYCPGGELFFHLSKLREFSEETAKFYSSEIILALEYLHELNIIYRDLKPENVLLDELGHIRLTDFGLSKEGITETNLTKSLCGTPEYLAPEIIEQTGHGKAVDWWSLGIMLYEMLTGELPFNNSNRNILFESIKYEKLTYPKNLSPKAVDLLKKLFEKNPKKRLGSGSTDAQEIKKHPFFKNVNWDDVLYKKVKPPFKPKLFNQLDLQNFDKEFLNMPLKYSDQHENSNLTYEDPKNFIIQDFNYNYYE; encoded by the exons atgaatcaTATAAactttttcaaatatttttccGAACGAAATCgagagaaaaataatatcccGTCCTATACTTCCAACACCTTACAacaacagaaaaaaaaagactttaaaaaatatttcaactttttaataataaaaaagaataaatccAAAATTAATAAAGACAAAAATTATGaggaaaatgaagaaaatgatgaaaaaaatttgcATAAGAATAAAGTGAAGGTTACTATTGAGgaagataatttaaaatatggtTCTGATGAGTGTAAAGAAAATAacgtatatataaataataatacaaatgtgaataataaaaaatatagtaaCAAGACTACACATATGAATAGTGTTAATACCCTACAAAATATTTCatcaaataatgataataatagtaagaaaaaaaaaaaaaaaaaaaaaaaaagttttagTGTTGAAGgtacaaaattattaaagatcaaagaatataaaaaagggaaattttttaaaatccatttttttttaaacagaaaaaataaatataatgaaaaaagagaagatccatataaaaatattaatgttaATACAGATATTACTTtggaacaaaatataataaattataataaatatgattctCAAAATTCATTTGAATCAGTTGAAAGtaacaatattaataacaacacacattttaaaaaaaaacataaaaaaataattaatttaaaaaaaaaatataataacctTCATGgagatttatataaaaaaaataattatactaATGTATTCTTATGTAAAAAAAGTTTTtctgatgaagaaaataaaaaaaaaaaaaaaatcataaataataattcaccTTGTAAATAtcaaaaacaaaattatgaTAGTAAATCTAAacaaggaatatataaagcAAACTATCGTAACTTCAGAGATAGTTCGATTGAAAAGATGGATCTATACAACATGCACCATAAAAG AAATGATGTTATTTTTCAAGGGAAGGTAGCTTTGAATGCACTAAACAAAATCATGTTTGAAGAAAAGAGAGAAAAGACATTTTATAAAGACAATATGGCTAACTGTGCACTCAATAATATTGATTATAAAATTAGAATGAAAAATGAATATCTATATAAACAtgatgaaaaagaagaaatacgAAAAAAGAGAGTACGTAACTCTATATCTTTAtcatatgaaagaaaaaaaagaataagacCTGAAAGTTTTAATTACCTTAAGGTAATTGGAGAAGGTTCATATGGAAAGGTTATGCTAGTGAAACAtcttcaaaataaaaaattatatgctatgaaaatattaagaaaagaaaatattttatcaaaaaatCAAATAGAACATACTAGAGTAGAAAGAAATGTATTGAAATGTGTTTCTCATCCTTTTATtgtaaaaatgtattatgcTTTTCAAACTacacaaaaattatattttatattggaATATTGTCCTGGTGGTGAACTATTTTTTCACTTATCTAAATTAAGAGAGTTTTCTGAAGAAACAGCCAAATTTTATTCTTCTGAAATTATATTAGCACTTGAATATTTAcatgaattaaatattatttatagagACTTAAAACCagaaaatgttttattagATGAATTAGGACATATAAGATTAACAGACTTTGGATTATCAAAGGAAGGTATTACAGAAACAAATTTAACCAAATCATTGTGTGGTACTCCAGAATATTTAGCTCCAGAAATTATTGAACAAACTGGACATGGAAAAGCTGTTGACTGGTGGAGCCTAGGTATTATGTTATATGAAATGTTAACAGGAGAATTACCTTTTAATAACTCTAacagaaatattttattcgaaagtattaaatatgaaaaattaactTATCCAAAAAATTTATCTCCAAAAGCTGTTGacctattaaaaaaattatttgaaaaaaatccAAAGAAAAGATTAGGCTCAGGATCTACGGATGCacaagaaattaaaaaacatcccttttttaaaaatgttaattgggatgatgttttatataaaaaggtCAAACCTCCATTTAAACCAAAATTATTCAATCAATTAGATTTGCAAAATTTTGACAAAGAATTCTTAAATATGCCTTTAAAATACTCAGATCAACATGAAAATAGTAACCTTACATATGAAGATCcaaaaaattttatcattCAGGATTTTAATtacaattattatgaatag